TCATCGCTCCCTCCCGGGTGGCCGACTTCGAAGCGAGACTGGACAAGGCGTACACGCCCGAGTTCAACAAGAACATCGGCCTGACCGAGGACGGCTCAGCGCCTGAGGGCTTCACGTTCGTGTCCCGGACGAGCCCCATCGGCACCAAGGTCACCGAGTACTCCGCCAGCAGCGCGACCGTCGAGGTCTGGTGCAGCGGTCTGCTTGGCCTTGCGGGCGAGAACTCCACGACCCCGGTCACGAACAGTTGGTTCACCATCACCATGCAACTCGAGTGGGCCAGTGGCGACTGGAAGATCGTGACGCACTCTCAGAAGGACGGCCCGACGCCCGTTCCCGGCGATGACAGGGCCTCCAGCGCCGAGGAGATGGCGAAGGCCGTCGAGGAGTACGGAGGGTTCACGTATGCCCGGTAGCTCGCACCGCGTACTCAAGCTCGTCGGCTTCGTGGCCGCCGCGCAGGCGTCCGCCGTACTGTTCGCCACACGAGCCTTGGCGGCGCCCACGCCGACACCGAGCGAGAGCGGCGACTGCTCACTGATCGCTCCTCCTGCCCGGAAGTACTGCGAGGAAGGCGGTGGCTCCGGCGGAGAGGGTGGCGGCACCTCCCGCCTGGACCCCACCTCCACCCTCGACCCCCTCTCCTCCCTCGCCAAGGGCTGTGCCGACGCCGCCTCCTGGACCGTCGACAAGCTCAGCGATGCCGTGAAGGAGACGGCGAACGTCGACTTCACGAACCCGAAGTTCCTCCAGCAGTACGCCGTCGTCTTCGCCGCGTCGACGATCCTCACGCTCCTGCTCTGGCTCCTGGCCGTGGCCAAGCGGGCGGTGCGCGGCGTCCCCCTCACCACCGCCCTCTCCGAAGCCATCGGCTTCCTCTGGCTGACCGTGCTGGCCTCCGCCTTCACCCCGCTGATCCTCTACACCGTCGTATCGGCCACCGACGGCATCACCGAGGTCCTCGCCAAAGCCACCGGCGACCAGACCGACGCCTTCTTCGGCACGTTCTCCGAGGCCCTCAACAAGGGCGAGGACATCGGCGGCGGCCCGATCATGCTGATCGTCGTCTCCCTGGTCAGCATCCTCGCCGCCGGCGTGCTGTGGCTGGAGCTCGTCATCCGCGCCGCCCTGCTCTACGTCGGCGCCCTCCTCGGCACCGTCGTCTACGCCGGCCTCGTCGACAAGAACCTGTGGGGCCACGTCCGCCGCTGGGCGGGCATCATGATCGCCGTCATCCTGGTCAAGCCGGTGATCGTCATCGTGCTCGGCCTCGCCGGCGCGCTCTCCGCCGACGACGGCCCCGACGCCTTCTCCGCCGTCGTCTCCGGCCTCGCCATCATCCTGCTCGCCATCTTCGCCAGCGCGATGATCTACCGCTTCGTCCCCGGCTTCGGCGACGAGATCGCCGGCTCCCGCAACAACCGCCTCATGCAGGGTGCCGAAGGCAAGGCCGCGGCCGTCATCAGTTCCCCGGCGACCATGGTCGCGCAGGGCATCAAGACCCACAGCACCCGCGCCGACCACAACGGCGGAGGCAGTCAGTCCTCCGCCCCCCGCCCCAGCAACCCCGCCTCCGGCGGAGTCGCCGCGCACAGCTCGCGCACCTCGAACGGCGGCGGAACTGTCCCCTCCGCCGCACCCGCACCCCGTTCGAGCAGCCCCGTCAACACTCCCCACGCCAGCAGCACCCGCAACAGCAGCACCAATCGCACGGGAGGTGAAGGGCGTTGACGACCGAGTCTCACGTGTCCCATCCGGTCACGCCCCGCCGGACATATCTGATCGGCCGCGCCCGGCCGAACGCGATCATCGGCCGCAACCGCGAGACCGGCGAGATCGCCCTGATCGTCGTGGGCGCGTTCCTCGGCATGATGTGCGGGCTCCTCGTCCCCGTGCTGTCCCTGCGCATCGTGCTGCTCGCCGGTCTCCCGATGCTGGCGCTGGCCGCCGTGTACGTGCCGTACAAGCACCGCACGTTCTACAAGTGGTTCGAGATCAACCGCAGCTACAAGCGGACCCTCAAGCAAGGAGCCACCTACCGCTCCGCCGTCGTCGAAGCGGGCACCCGGCTGGACGGCCGTGAGGTCGAGGTCGGCCCGCCCCCGGGCATCGGCCGGATCACCTGGCTCTCCGCCCCCTTCGGACCCGACGAGATCGCCGTCCTGCTGCACGCCGACCGCAAGACCGTCACCGCCGCCATCGAGATCGAGGGCCCCGGCGTCGGCCTGCGCGACAGCGAGGACCAGGAGGCCCTCGTCGACCGCTTCGGCACGCTGCTCAAGCACGTGGCCAACGGCGACGGCTTCGTCACCCGCCTCCAGATGCTCGCCCGCACCCTCCCCGCCGACCCGGACGCCCACGCCAAGGACGTCGCCGTCCGCGGCGACGACAAAGCCCCGGCATGGCTCCAGCAGTCGTACGATCAGCTCCAGTCGATGGTGTCCACCAGCAGCGAGCAGCACCGCGCCTACCTCGTCGCCTGCATGCACTACACCCGCGACCTCGCCGCCGAGGCCAACGCCATGGCCCGGGCCGCCCGCGCCCACGGCGGAAAGGTCGACCGGGACGCCGGACTCGCCGTCGTCATGGCCCGCGAGCTCACCGACATCTGCTCGCGCCTGCAGGAGGCCGACATCCGCGTACGGCAGCCGCTCGGCCAGAGCAGGCTGTCCTCGCTGATCCACTCCATGTACGACCCGGACCACCCGATCGACCACATCCAGGCGATGACGAAACGCAATGCCTGGCCGGCCGAGCTGGACGCCATGGAGCCCACCTACCTCCAGGCCAAGACCCGGGAATCCTCCACCCGCGCCCCCTGGTGCCACGCCACGGCCTGGGTGAAGGAGTGGCCGATGACCCCCGTCGGCGTCAACTTCCTCGCCCCGCTGCTCGTCCACACCCCGGACGTCATCCGCACGGTCGCCGTCACCATGGACCTCGAACCCACCGAGGTCGCCATCGAGCGCATGCTCACGGAGAAGACCAACGACGAGGCCGAGGCGTCCCGCGCCGCCAAGATGAACCGCACCGTCGACCCGCGCGACGTGGCCGCGCACTCCCGGCTCGACCAGCGCGGTGAGGACCTCGCCAGCGGCGCCGCCGGTGTGAACCTCGTCGGTTACATCACCGTCTCGTCGCGCTCCCCCGACGCCCTCGCCCGCGACAAGCGCACGATAAGAGCCTCGGCCGGAAAGTCGTACCTGAAGCTGGAATGGTGCGACCGCGAGCACCACCGCGCCTTCGTGAACACCCTTCCCTTCGCCACCGGCATTCGGAGGTAGGACCTGATGCGGGATCCGCTGTCCGTCCTCACCGACGCCTTCACCTCCTTCCTCTTCGGGAAGGTCGAGACGACCCGGCTCCCGGTGCGCACGTCCACGGGCCAGGCCCAGGCGGTCTACCTGCCCACCGCCGCCCCGGGCCTCGGCGACTCCGGCGTCATCATCGGCCGCGAGGTGTACTCCGGAAAGGGCTACATCTACGACCCCTTCCAGCTGTACGGCCAGCAGCTCC
This region of Streptomyces caelestis genomic DNA includes:
- a CDS encoding SCO6880 family protein; the protein is MTTESHVSHPVTPRRTYLIGRARPNAIIGRNRETGEIALIVVGAFLGMMCGLLVPVLSLRIVLLAGLPMLALAAVYVPYKHRTFYKWFEINRSYKRTLKQGATYRSAVVEAGTRLDGREVEVGPPPGIGRITWLSAPFGPDEIAVLLHADRKTVTAAIEIEGPGVGLRDSEDQEALVDRFGTLLKHVANGDGFVTRLQMLARTLPADPDAHAKDVAVRGDDKAPAWLQQSYDQLQSMVSTSSEQHRAYLVACMHYTRDLAAEANAMARAARAHGGKVDRDAGLAVVMARELTDICSRLQEADIRVRQPLGQSRLSSLIHSMYDPDHPIDHIQAMTKRNAWPAELDAMEPTYLQAKTRESSTRAPWCHATAWVKEWPMTPVGVNFLAPLLVHTPDVIRTVAVTMDLEPTEVAIERMLTEKTNDEAEASRAAKMNRTVDPRDVAAHSRLDQRGEDLASGAAGVNLVGYITVSSRSPDALARDKRTIRASAGKSYLKLEWCDREHHRAFVNTLPFATGIRR